The proteins below are encoded in one region of Peribacillus muralis:
- a CDS encoding peptide MFS transporter, giving the protein MATINKQKIVDSVPQKGFFGNPKGLFTLFFTEFWERFSYYGMRAILVYYMYYEVSKGGLGLDETTALALVSIYGSLVYMSGIIGGWLADRIFGTSKAVFYGGILIMLGHIVLAMPGSLSMFFVSMVLIVLGTGLLKPNVSSIVGEIYAENDERRDSGFSIFYMGINAGAFIAPLVVGSVTGYSFHLGFGLAAVGMLIGLIVFVATKKKYLGLAGTIPANPLSQDERKATLTKIGIAALIVAVIIVISAVTGILTIKTFINLVGILGIVIPTLYFIFMYRSPKTTSVERSRLIAYIPLFIAAVMFWAIQEQGATILANYADKRTQLNFAGIEIKPAWFQSLNPLFIITLAPVFAWLWIKLGKRQPTIPQKFSLGLLFAGLSFLVILLPVYFGGSQSLVNPLWLVLSYFLVVLGELCLSPVGLSATTKLAPAAFSAQTMSLWFLASAAAQALNAQIVRFYTPQTEMAYFGVIGAASIILGLALLALSPKIQGFMKGIR; this is encoded by the coding sequence ATGGCAACGATTAATAAACAGAAAATTGTGGATAGTGTACCTCAAAAAGGTTTTTTTGGTAATCCTAAAGGATTATTCACACTTTTCTTTACTGAGTTCTGGGAGCGATTCTCCTATTATGGCATGAGGGCCATTCTTGTTTACTATATGTATTATGAAGTTTCAAAAGGGGGATTAGGCCTTGATGAAACGACGGCCCTTGCCTTAGTATCCATTTATGGATCTTTGGTTTACATGTCCGGAATCATTGGCGGCTGGCTCGCCGATAGGATTTTCGGGACTTCGAAGGCCGTATTCTACGGGGGAATCTTGATCATGCTCGGACATATCGTCCTTGCCATGCCAGGTAGTCTCTCCATGTTCTTTGTTTCCATGGTACTCATCGTTCTGGGTACAGGTCTCTTAAAACCAAACGTCTCCAGCATCGTCGGAGAAATATACGCGGAAAATGACGAACGCCGGGATTCCGGTTTCAGCATATTCTATATGGGTATCAACGCAGGGGCATTTATTGCACCGCTGGTTGTTGGTTCAGTTACGGGCTATAGCTTCCATCTTGGTTTTGGTTTAGCTGCAGTTGGTATGTTAATTGGTCTAATCGTTTTTGTTGCCACAAAGAAAAAGTACCTTGGACTTGCTGGAACGATTCCGGCCAATCCTTTATCACAAGATGAAAGGAAAGCGACACTCACTAAAATTGGAATCGCTGCACTGATTGTAGCTGTCATCATCGTCATCAGTGCCGTTACAGGTATCTTGACAATCAAGACCTTTATTAATCTTGTAGGTATTCTAGGGATCGTCATCCCGACGCTTTATTTCATATTCATGTATCGCAGCCCGAAAACGACTTCCGTCGAGCGTTCCCGCTTGATCGCCTATATTCCTTTGTTCATCGCAGCAGTCATGTTCTGGGCGATTCAAGAGCAAGGAGCTACCATCTTGGCAAACTATGCAGACAAACGGACACAGTTGAACTTTGCCGGAATTGAAATAAAACCGGCCTGGTTCCAATCATTGAATCCGTTGTTCATCATTACCCTTGCACCAGTATTCGCCTGGTTATGGATTAAGCTAGGCAAGCGTCAGCCGACCATCCCGCAAAAATTCTCTTTAGGCTTGCTGTTTGCCGGTTTATCGTTCCTGGTGATCCTGCTTCCCGTTTACTTTGGGGGTTCACAGTCATTAGTTAATCCATTATGGCTTGTACTTAGCTACTTCCTGGTCGTGCTTGGCGAGCTTTGTTTATCGCCGGTCGGACTTTCTGCCACGACGAAATTGGCTCCGGCTGCCTTCTCGGCACAAACGATGAGCCTGTGGTTCCTGGCAAGTGCAGCAGCGCAAGCATTGAACGCGCAAATCGTCAGATTCTACACGCCGCAAACCGAAATGGCCTACTTTGGCGTGATTGGTGCAGCTTCAATCATCCTTGGACTGGCCCTTCTGGCTCTATCACCAAAAATTCAAGGCTTCATGAAAGGCATTCGCTAA
- a CDS encoding DUF3298 and DUF4163 domain-containing protein, whose translation MEKELKELRDEYLQTPIPKELKDVVQAALNEKPRKKPKVGRNILLSAAAALLIVTASVNISPAVAKAMSDIPYMEKIIKVITFVEWKEQINNSSAIIRTPAISGLENKRLEQSLNDKYLSESKQLYKEFTDSMAKLKEGEKGNLSVESGYEILTNNETILSVERYIDTISASSSTESRFDTVDKKNEVLLTLNSLFKDDRYLQVISDNLKEQMKQQMAADPDKIYWIEEGDDIPVFKGIDEKQSFYINKDGKLVIAFDSFDVAPGYMGAVEFIIPTKVISGLLVGDQYIH comes from the coding sequence ATGGAAAAAGAATTAAAGGAACTGCGTGACGAGTACCTTCAGACACCTATACCCAAGGAATTGAAAGATGTCGTTCAAGCTGCCCTTAATGAAAAGCCAAGGAAGAAGCCGAAGGTTGGCAGGAACATCTTGCTCTCAGCGGCAGCTGCCCTTCTGATTGTGACGGCATCCGTGAATATAAGTCCGGCAGTGGCGAAAGCGATGAGTGATATTCCGTATATGGAAAAAATCATCAAAGTGATTACATTCGTCGAATGGAAGGAACAAATCAATAATTCCTCGGCCATCATCAGGACGCCAGCCATTTCCGGTCTGGAGAATAAACGGCTTGAACAAAGCTTGAATGATAAGTACTTATCCGAAAGCAAGCAGCTCTACAAGGAGTTCACCGATTCCATGGCAAAGCTGAAAGAAGGGGAAAAAGGAAATCTTTCCGTTGAAAGCGGATATGAAATTTTGACCAATAATGAAACGATCTTATCCGTAGAGCGATATATCGATACAATCTCCGCTTCCAGCTCTACGGAAAGTCGATTCGATACAGTGGATAAGAAAAACGAGGTGCTGTTGACGTTGAACAGCTTATTCAAGGACGATCGCTATCTTCAGGTTATAAGTGATAACCTCAAGGAACAGATGAAGCAGCAAATGGCAGCCGATCCGGATAAGATCTATTGGATTGAAGAAGGAGATGATATTCCGGTCTTCAAAGGCATTGATGAAAAGCAAAGCTTCTATATAAACAAGGACGGCAAGCTTGTCATCGCTTTCGATAGCTTTGATGTTGCCCCAGGATATATGGGGGCGGTCGAGTTCATCATTCCGACCAAGGTCATATCAGGACTGCTTGTCGGTGATCAATACATTCATTAG
- a CDS encoding RNA polymerase sigma factor has product MKNLDMNQLLAARITERQDNLYRLAFYYIKNQEDALDIVQESIRKALTSSNKIKDAASIDSWLYKIIVRTSLDVIRKKKKLTVTDDETIEYLRSGEEDHYPDLDLQRALEGLSLKYRTIIILRFFEDLKLEEIAEVLEENVSTVKTRLYKALQLLRANMTEQGETKRWKKN; this is encoded by the coding sequence ATGAAGAATCTAGATATGAATCAATTACTAGCAGCTAGAATAACCGAACGGCAAGATAATTTGTACAGACTTGCCTTTTACTATATCAAGAACCAGGAGGATGCCCTCGATATCGTCCAGGAATCAATCAGGAAGGCCCTGACCTCAAGCAATAAAATCAAAGATGCAGCATCCATAGATAGTTGGCTTTACAAAATCATCGTCAGGACGTCACTTGATGTTATACGGAAAAAAAAGAAGCTGACCGTCACAGATGATGAAACAATCGAATACTTGCGCAGCGGCGAGGAAGATCACTACCCTGATCTTGATTTGCAAAGGGCGCTCGAAGGGCTTTCGCTCAAGTATCGAACGATTATCATCCTTCGTTTTTTCGAAGACCTGAAATTGGAGGAAATAGCGGAGGTTCTGGAAGAGAACGTAAGCACGGTTAAAACAAGGCTGTATAAAGCACTGCAGCTATTGCGGGCCAACATGACTGAACAGGGGGAAACGAAAAGATGGAAAAAGAATTAA
- a CDS encoding polysaccharide deacetylase family protein encodes MRRLNYKKVFIFLFCLIAAAGTMGLAFKSLAFNKKETVSAYTNDKNYPEADIQTYVKDDTKGGYSVSRPVIHVDNIDKELEAYIKKEIKDYEMKWKSSDAKASELNLTYTILHFSKQTFTVSFDKYEQVEGKELSESRIFTYDIPSGQKLSIEDIFAKDSDYLSVLSEIVFEELTAREKNENSQGLTKKENQLTAANFDSFSILKDTLVFYVKTDDSTKVHTIAINKGLFKDSLLDSYQSKELNEDRVKEWQPKNIVAKLPVKNEWIDPAKKVIALTFDDGPHPSHTMSILNDLDKYDAHATFFVLGNRVQHYPEVLQKMLEQGNEIGNHSWDHPQLTRLDKGKIKDQIKSTQEAVDKATGMEPSLIRPPYGAINANVREYMDDLKVVLWDVDPEDWKYRDEKKIVNNVMNKAKDGRVILMHDIYQTSAEAAGKIIKQLHDKGYQMVTISELEKVQKDRELSGIVIDE; translated from the coding sequence ATGAGGAGATTAAATTATAAAAAAGTCTTTATTTTTCTATTTTGTCTAATAGCGGCAGCAGGTACGATGGGGTTAGCCTTCAAAAGCCTTGCTTTCAATAAGAAGGAAACCGTTTCGGCGTATACCAACGATAAAAATTACCCGGAAGCCGATATCCAAACGTATGTAAAGGACGATACTAAAGGTGGATATTCCGTAAGCAGGCCCGTTATTCATGTGGATAATATTGACAAAGAACTAGAAGCTTACATTAAGAAAGAAATAAAGGACTATGAAATGAAATGGAAGTCCTCCGACGCTAAGGCATCCGAGCTTAACCTCACTTATACGATCCTCCATTTCAGTAAGCAAACCTTTACCGTTTCCTTCGATAAATATGAACAGGTAGAAGGAAAGGAGCTTAGCGAATCGCGAATCTTCACTTATGATATCCCCTCCGGGCAGAAACTCTCCATAGAAGACATTTTTGCCAAGGATAGTGATTATTTATCCGTGCTATCCGAAATTGTTTTTGAAGAGTTAACCGCCAGGGAAAAAAATGAAAATTCACAGGGTCTCACTAAAAAGGAAAACCAACTGACGGCAGCCAACTTTGATTCTTTTTCAATTTTGAAAGATACGCTCGTTTTCTATGTTAAGACAGACGATTCAACTAAGGTTCATACGATTGCCATCAATAAGGGGCTTTTTAAAGATAGTTTGCTAGATTCCTATCAAAGTAAGGAATTGAATGAGGATCGTGTAAAGGAATGGCAGCCGAAGAATATCGTCGCCAAGCTGCCTGTGAAAAACGAATGGATCGACCCGGCCAAGAAGGTCATTGCCTTAACCTTCGATGACGGCCCGCACCCCAGTCATACCATGTCCATCTTAAATGATTTGGACAAATATGATGCACATGCAACCTTTTTCGTGCTGGGAAACCGTGTACAGCATTATCCAGAGGTTCTGCAAAAGATGCTCGAACAAGGTAACGAAATCGGCAACCATTCCTGGGATCACCCACAGCTGACCCGCTTGGACAAGGGGAAGATCAAGGATCAAATCAAAAGCACCCAGGAAGCTGTGGATAAAGCCACTGGCATGGAGCCAAGCTTGATCCGCCCGCCATATGGAGCGATTAACGCCAACGTACGTGAATATATGGATGATTTGAAGGTCGTACTATGGGATGTCGATCCAGAGGATTGGAAATACCGCGATGAAAAGAAAATCGTGAACAATGTAATGAACAAAGCCAAAGATGGCAGGGTCATTTTGATGCATGATATTTACCAAACCAGCGCTGAGGCTGCCGGAAAAATCATTAAGCAGCTTCATGACAAAGGCTATCAAATGGTCACCATTTCGGAGTTGGAGAAGGTACAGAAGGACCGTGAGCTTTCCGGAATCGTCATAGATGAATAA
- a CDS encoding YebC/PmpR family DNA-binding transcriptional regulator → MGRKWNNIKEKKASKDANTSRIYAKFGREIYVVAKQGEPDPESNQALRVVLERAKTYNVPRAIIDRAIEKAKGGSEESYDELRYEGFGPNGSMVIVDALTNNVNRTASDVRAAFGKNGGNMGVSGSVAYMFDATAVIGVEGKTADDVLELLMEADVDVRDIIEEEEAVIVYAEPEQFHAVQQAFKENGIIDFTVAELTMLAQNDLALPEDAQAQFEKMIDALEDLEDVQQVYHNVDLG, encoded by the coding sequence ATGGGTCGTAAATGGAATAATATTAAAGAAAAAAAGGCGTCAAAAGATGCAAATACAAGCAGGATTTATGCTAAATTCGGTCGGGAAATTTATGTAGTGGCTAAACAAGGGGAACCTGATCCGGAATCCAATCAGGCATTGAGGGTCGTGCTTGAGCGTGCCAAAACATACAATGTACCGAGGGCGATCATCGACCGTGCAATCGAAAAGGCAAAAGGCGGTTCGGAAGAGAGCTATGATGAACTTCGTTATGAAGGCTTCGGTCCAAATGGATCGATGGTCATCGTGGACGCATTGACAAATAACGTGAACCGGACGGCATCCGATGTACGTGCCGCATTCGGGAAAAACGGCGGGAATATGGGTGTCAGCGGATCTGTCGCTTATATGTTCGATGCAACGGCCGTAATTGGCGTTGAAGGGAAAACGGCTGATGATGTCCTGGAGCTATTGATGGAGGCGGATGTTGATGTGCGCGATATCATCGAAGAAGAAGAAGCGGTCATCGTTTATGCCGAGCCTGAACAATTCCATGCTGTGCAACAAGCATTCAAGGAAAACGGCATCATCGATTTTACAGTGGCGGAGCTGACGATGCTTGCACAAAATGATCTAGCGCTTCCGGAGGATGCACAAGCTCAATTCGAAAAAATGATCGATGCATTGGAAGATTTGGAAGATGTTCAACAAGTTTATCACAATGTCGATCTTGGTTAA
- a CDS encoding DUF4261 domain-containing protein, which translates to MLENKIIIGIPGKWKNRTELIQTVAAKSEGYLLAGNIFHNKEKNMTFQAEIQDHEPTLKETFSYASKGNFPESLLEEINKHTFTVYILADISETGTVADLIDAGAAILRAGGMAVKIETTGLAHSKEDWLKLHQSPDILSVYAHFVTIIGEEDYYCSFGMKSFGLPDAVTLNTMSPKEAAALLNTFNYYHVGERPIFTNGETFSIQQDAPDFTLTSLQDFRYEEDHPFYNPFGLWNLGASK; encoded by the coding sequence ATGTTGGAAAACAAAATCATCATCGGGATTCCAGGAAAATGGAAGAACCGGACAGAATTGATTCAAACGGTCGCTGCAAAAAGCGAAGGATACCTGTTAGCCGGGAATATTTTTCATAACAAAGAAAAGAACATGACATTCCAGGCCGAGATCCAGGATCATGAGCCAACTTTGAAAGAGACCTTTTCCTACGCAAGTAAAGGAAATTTCCCCGAGAGCCTGCTGGAGGAAATCAACAAGCATACCTTTACCGTTTATATACTAGCCGATATATCCGAGACCGGAACTGTTGCGGATTTGATCGATGCCGGAGCTGCCATCCTGAGGGCAGGCGGAATGGCCGTGAAAATCGAAACAACAGGCCTTGCCCATTCGAAGGAAGATTGGCTAAAACTTCACCAAAGCCCGGACATTCTCTCGGTTTATGCCCATTTCGTCACCATCATCGGTGAAGAAGATTATTACTGTTCATTCGGAATGAAATCCTTTGGACTTCCTGATGCCGTCACACTCAACACAATGAGTCCGAAAGAAGCCGCCGCCCTGCTCAACACATTCAATTACTACCATGTCGGCGAACGGCCCATCTTCACGAACGGTGAAACCTTCAGCATCCAACAGGATGCACCGGACTTCACCTTAACGAGCCTTCAGGATTTCAGGTACGAAGAGGATCACCCCTTCTACAACCCATTCGGATTATGGAATTTGGGTGCCAGTAAATAG
- a CDS encoding vWA domain-containing protein has translation MKYIRFNDSIIDTALFLQLQDLSTVLSGIPDLEFEYNYGSFIDLIENKVTASHFWENGNKEVKEAGLKTDVLLRTIGTLHYSAIKSMKEYQDIMAETSLPKFAAQLFALLEDMRLEELVKKERPGTKNWFSVRGAYLKQYFESQLATNVTRSFALDELYCLIYLLLQSDRPDPIFPRANTRQLEELEKIKPYIHSVFEARKTDDITKICEQIIFRMNDDYQDTMNEYFIFPIANVHKYKGNTLFDELTRNDELLNDDAEDVDEEKSEFIDEKFSTWHRENKNGESNSTFLQFELEQGTKTSLMGGGAREAEDADQALASIQGSSGESQQKEYNQQETLEKKQTNIGKSGEHPFGEDNKDVVQVIKEAKVPTPAEEKRYREFVAEIEPFKRKLSSTIEKTLENKKNAPRKDLLFGRLSQKLLPLVLDENPRVFYKKNQDSNELDAVFTLLIDCSASMHNKMDETKRGVALFHEVLKKLRIPHSIVGFWEDANEVREGYQPNYFHVIQSHSDSLYLNSGAKIMQLEPEEDNRDGYSIRVAAMELEKRREKNRFLLVFSDGEPAASDYDQNGIVDTHLAVSEARKKGIEVIGLFLADGMIEESEEKTMKNIYGKERLMVPSVAELPEQFTPLLKKLLLKTI, from the coding sequence ATGAAGTATATCCGGTTCAATGATTCAATAATTGATACGGCTCTTTTTTTGCAGCTGCAGGATCTTTCGACTGTCTTATCCGGTATTCCTGATCTGGAATTCGAATACAATTATGGCTCCTTCATCGACTTGATCGAGAATAAGGTCACAGCCAGCCATTTTTGGGAAAATGGCAATAAGGAAGTGAAGGAAGCCGGCCTGAAAACGGACGTGCTGCTTAGAACGATTGGTACGCTGCACTATTCAGCAATCAAAAGCATGAAGGAATATCAGGACATCATGGCAGAAACCTCGCTTCCGAAGTTTGCTGCCCAATTGTTCGCCTTATTGGAAGATATGCGGTTGGAAGAGCTGGTGAAGAAAGAAAGACCAGGCACGAAAAACTGGTTTTCGGTAAGAGGCGCTTACCTTAAACAGTATTTCGAAAGCCAATTGGCCACGAATGTCACAAGAAGCTTTGCCCTGGATGAATTATACTGCCTCATCTACTTACTGCTTCAATCAGACCGGCCAGATCCGATTTTTCCTAGAGCCAACACACGTCAGCTGGAAGAGCTGGAGAAAATCAAACCGTACATCCATTCCGTATTTGAAGCGAGGAAAACGGATGATATCACTAAAATTTGTGAGCAAATCATTTTTCGGATGAACGATGATTATCAGGATACGATGAATGAATACTTCATCTTCCCAATCGCTAATGTCCATAAGTACAAAGGCAATACGCTATTTGACGAATTGACCAGGAATGATGAATTGCTCAATGATGATGCGGAAGATGTGGATGAAGAGAAGAGCGAGTTCATTGATGAAAAGTTCTCGACATGGCATCGGGAAAATAAGAATGGAGAAAGTAACTCGACCTTCCTGCAATTTGAATTGGAGCAAGGAACGAAAACAAGCCTGATGGGCGGAGGTGCCCGTGAAGCGGAAGATGCCGATCAAGCATTGGCATCGATCCAAGGTTCGTCCGGGGAAAGTCAGCAAAAGGAGTACAATCAGCAGGAAACGCTGGAGAAGAAGCAAACGAACATCGGAAAAAGCGGTGAGCACCCATTTGGTGAAGACAATAAAGACGTCGTTCAAGTCATCAAAGAAGCAAAAGTGCCTACCCCTGCCGAAGAAAAACGGTATCGTGAGTTTGTCGCGGAAATTGAGCCATTCAAGCGAAAACTGTCGAGCACGATTGAAAAGACGCTGGAAAATAAAAAGAATGCACCTAGAAAAGATTTGCTTTTTGGCCGGTTATCGCAGAAATTACTGCCGCTTGTACTCGATGAAAATCCAAGGGTCTTTTATAAAAAGAACCAGGATTCGAATGAATTGGATGCCGTATTTACATTACTTATCGATTGCTCGGCTTCGATGCACAACAAAATGGATGAAACGAAACGGGGCGTCGCCTTGTTTCATGAAGTGCTGAAAAAGCTCAGGATCCCCCACTCGATCGTGGGGTTTTGGGAAGATGCAAATGAGGTGAGGGAAGGATATCAGCCGAATTACTTCCACGTGATCCAGTCTCATTCCGATTCCTTGTATCTAAACTCGGGAGCCAAGATCATGCAGCTTGAACCGGAGGAAGACAACCGTGATGGATACAGTATCCGGGTTGCGGCAATGGAATTGGAAAAAAGACGAGAAAAAAACCGATTTCTGCTCGTGTTTTCCGATGGTGAGCCAGCGGCGAGCGATTATGACCAAAATGGAATTGTCGATACACATCTTGCCGTTTCTGAAGCCAGAAAAAAAGGAATAGAGGTCATTGGCCTGTTTTTAGCTGATGGAATGATTGAAGAAAGTGAAGAAAAAACGATGAAAAACATCTACGGCAAAGAGCGGCTGATGGTCCCTAGCGTAGCTGAGCTGCCCGAACAATTTACACCGCTGCTGAAAAAATTATTACTGAAGACCATTTGA